A window of the Nycticebus coucang isolate mNycCou1 chromosome 3, mNycCou1.pri, whole genome shotgun sequence genome harbors these coding sequences:
- the LOC128581839 gene encoding pulmonary surfactant-associated protein A-like: MLLCPLALILALAAASNTVGDVKDVCVRSPGVPGIPGSHGLPGRDGRDGIKGDPGPPGPMGPPGGMTGLPGRDGLNGAPGVAGERGEKGEPGVRGPPGLPAYLDEELQATLQDLRHQILQSTGVLLLQGDMLAVGEKVFSTNGQSVNFDDIRESCARAGGHIAVPRSPEENEAIASIVKKYNTYAYLGLAEGPSPGDFHYLDGAPVNYSNWYPGEPRGRGKEKCVEMYTDGQWNDKNCLQYRLAICEF; this comes from the exons ATGCTGCTGTGCCCTCTGGCCCTCATCCTCGCTTTGGCGGCAGCTTCCAACACTGTAGGTGATGTGAAGGATGTTTGTGTCAGAAGCCCTGGTGTCCCTGGCATTCCTGGATCCCACGGTCTGCCAGGCAGAGATGGGAGAGATGGTATCAAAGGAGACCCTGGACCTCCAG gCCCCATGGGCCCCCCTGGAGGAATGACAGGTCTCCCTGGGCGCGATGGGCTAAATGGAGCCCCTGGTGTTGCTGGAGAGCGTGGAGAGAAGGGCGAGCCTGGAGTGAGGGGTCCTCCAG GGCTCCCAGCTTATCTAGATGAGGAGCTCCAAGCCACACTCCAGGACCTCAGACATCAAATCCTGCAGTCAACAGGAG TCCTCCTGTTGCAGGGGGACATGCTGGCAGTGGGAGAGAAGGTCTTCTCCACCAATGGGCAGTCAGTCAATTTTGATGACATTAGAGAGTCCTGCGCCAGAGCAGGTGGCCACATTGCTGTCCCGAGGAGTCCAGAGGAAAATGAGGCCATTGCAAGCATTGTGAAGAAGTACAACACATACGCCTACCTGGGCCTGGCCGAGGGCCCCAGCCCTGGAGACTTCCACTACCTGGATGGGGCCCCCGTCAACTACTCCAACTGGTACCCTGGGGAGCCCAGGGGGAGGGGCAAGGAGAAGTGTGTGGAGATGTACACAGATGGGCAGTGGAATGACAAGAACTGTCTGCAGTACCGACTGGCCATCTGTGAGTTCTGA